In a single window of the Notamacropus eugenii isolate mMacEug1 chromosome 4, mMacEug1.pri_v2, whole genome shotgun sequence genome:
- the GPAA1 gene encoding glycosylphosphatidylinositol anchor attachment 1 protein isoform X1 encodes MSKMRRMDLTSFQLWHLLCSLHPLAMGLLLDSHRRRALARLLLRLNTPLCVVSYLAGVFWFLGLAFSPLTQNTYISENAMGSTMVEEQFEGGERALSFARDFIAQRRKTGSLPVAWLERTMRSVGLEVYSQSFSRTLPFPDETHERYMVSGTNVYGILRAPRAASTESLVLIVPSSPETLNAQAVGLLLSLAAYFRSQIYWAKDIIFLVTEHDLLGTEAWLEAYHDVNITGMQSSALRGRAGAIQAAVALELNSDVVTSLDVAVEGLNGQLPNLDLLNLFHAFCQKESLLCTLQGKLQHSDWASLGDSLHGLQTLMLMVLRQASGRPHGPHGLFLRYHVEAITLRGINSFRQYKYDMTAVGKTLEGMFRKLNNLLERLHQSYFFYLLPSLSRFVSIGLYMPAIGFLLFIPSLKALELWVKLNKVDFGPEEQSGPNHSPAQPIGQDARGVALTPLVAPVLISQATGLALYLLPVMGQHVAAQHFPVAEAEAVVLTLLAIYVAGLALPHSTHRVVSSTPRGPDSGWMALKLLALLYLAIQLGCISLFNFSLGFLLAVTMVPAAALTQPSGPRFLYAVLLVLVSPGATLLGSLFLWRELQEAPLTLAEGWQLFLNALAQGVLDHHLYGALLFPLLSLGLYPCWLLFWNVLFWK; translated from the exons atgagtaaGATGAGAAGGATGGACTTGACCTCCTTCCAACTCTGGCATTTACTGT GTTCCCTTCATCCCCTAGCTATGGGGCTCCTGTTGGATTCACACAGGCGTCGGGCCTTGGCACGGTTGCTACTGCGCCTAAACACTCCACTCTG TGTGGTGAGCTATTTGGCTGGTGTCTTTTGGTTCCTGGGCCTGGCCTTCTCACCACTGACCCAGAATACCTACATATCAGAGAATGCTATGGGTTCCACTATGGTGGAGGAGCAGTTTGAGGGTGGAGAACGTGCCCTCAGCTTTGCCAGAGATTTCATTGCCCAGCGCAGGAAAACAGG AAGCTTGCCTGTGGCCTGGCTGGAGCGGACCATGCGTTCTGTGGGACTGGAAGTTTATAGTCAAAGCTTCTCCCGAACGTTGCCCTTCCCTGATGAGACCCACGAGCGATAT ATGGTGTCAGGTACCAACGTGTATGGAATCCTACGAGCTCCAAGGGCAGCCAGCACTGAGTCACTGGTGCTCATTgtgccctccagccctgaaaCCCTCAATGCCCAGGCAGTAGGACTGCTGTTGTCCTTGGCTGCTTACTTTCGGA GTCAGATTTATTGGGCCAAGGACATCATCTTCTTGGTAACGGAGCATGATTTGCTGGGCACAGAGGCCTGGCTTGAAGCCTACCATGATGTTAACATTACTG GGATGCAGTCATCTGCACTGCGGGGCCGTGCAGGAGCCATCCAGGCAGCAGTGGCCCTGGAGCTGAATAGTGATGTGGTCACCAGCCTGGATGTGGCTGTGGAGGGCCTGAATGGGCAGCTACCTAACCTGGACCTTCTCAATCTCTTCCACGCCTTCTGCCAGAAGGAGTCTCTGCTCTGCACACTGCAGGGGAAG CTCCAGCACTCAGACTGGGCATCTCTGGGAGACTCCCTGCATGGACTGCAGACGTTGATGCTTATGGTCCTGCGTCAGGCTTCTGGCCGCCCTCATGGGCCCCATGGCCTTTTCCTGCGCTACCACGTAGAAGCTATCACCCTACGTGGTATCAACAGCTTCCGCCAGTATAAGTACGACATGACTGCTGTGGGCAA GACTTTGGAGGGAATGTTCCGCAAACTGAACAATCTTCTTGAACGACTGCACCAGTCCTACTTTTTCTACCTCTTGCCATCGCTGTCACGCTTTGTCTCCATTGGCCTCTACATGCCTGCCATCGGCTTCCTACTTTTCATCCCTAGTCTGAAG GCCTTGGAACTGTGGGTGAAGCTCAATAAGGTGGACTTCGGCCCTGAGGAGCAGTCAGGCCCCAATCACAGCCCTGCCCAACCTATTGGacag GATGCCCGAGGTGTGGCCCTTACCCCTCTGGTGGCCCCTGTGCTAATATCTCAGGCCACTGGTTTGGCCCTGTACCTGCTGCCTGTCATGGGCCAGCATGTGGCTGCCCAACATTTCCCTGTGGCTGAGGCTGAGGCTGTGGTGCTCACACTGCTCGCCATCTACGTGGCTGGTCTGGCCCTGCCTCACAGCACCCACCG GGTTGTGAGCAGCACTCCCCGAGGCCCAGACAGCGGATGGATGGCCCTGAAGCTCCTAGCCCTGCTCTACCTGGCAATACAGCTGGGCTGTATCTCCCTCTTCAACTTCTCTCTGGGCTTTTTGCTTGCTGTTACCATGGTGCCTGCTGCTGCCCTCACACAGCCCAGTGGACCCAG gTTTCTGTATGCAGTGTTACTAGTGCTGGTGAGTCCAGGAGCCACACTCCTGGGCAGCCTTTTCCTGTGGCGTGAGCTGCAGGAGGCACCCCTGACGCTTGCTGAGGGCTGGCAGCTGTTCCTCAATGCTCTGGCCCAAGGTGTCCTAGATCACCACCTCTATGGCGCCCTGCTTTTCCCACTGCTCTCCCTAGGCCTCTACCCCTGCTGGCTTCTCTTTTGGAATGTCCTCTTCTGGAAATAG
- the GPAA1 gene encoding glycosylphosphatidylinositol anchor attachment 1 protein isoform X2, with product MGLLLDSHRRRALARLLLRLNTPLCVVSYLAGVFWFLGLAFSPLTQNTYISENAMGSTMVEEQFEGGERALSFARDFIAQRRKTGSLPVAWLERTMRSVGLEVYSQSFSRTLPFPDETHERYMVSGTNVYGILRAPRAASTESLVLIVPSSPETLNAQAVGLLLSLAAYFRSQIYWAKDIIFLVTEHDLLGTEAWLEAYHDVNITGMQSSALRGRAGAIQAAVALELNSDVVTSLDVAVEGLNGQLPNLDLLNLFHAFCQKESLLCTLQGKLQHSDWASLGDSLHGLQTLMLMVLRQASGRPHGPHGLFLRYHVEAITLRGINSFRQYKYDMTAVGKTLEGMFRKLNNLLERLHQSYFFYLLPSLSRFVSIGLYMPAIGFLLFIPSLKALELWVKLNKVDFGPEEQSGPNHSPAQPIGQDARGVALTPLVAPVLISQATGLALYLLPVMGQHVAAQHFPVAEAEAVVLTLLAIYVAGLALPHSTHRVVSSTPRGPDSGWMALKLLALLYLAIQLGCISLFNFSLGFLLAVTMVPAAALTQPSGPRFLYAVLLVLVSPGATLLGSLFLWRELQEAPLTLAEGWQLFLNALAQGVLDHHLYGALLFPLLSLGLYPCWLLFWNVLFWK from the exons ATGGGGCTCCTGTTGGATTCACACAGGCGTCGGGCCTTGGCACGGTTGCTACTGCGCCTAAACACTCCACTCTG TGTGGTGAGCTATTTGGCTGGTGTCTTTTGGTTCCTGGGCCTGGCCTTCTCACCACTGACCCAGAATACCTACATATCAGAGAATGCTATGGGTTCCACTATGGTGGAGGAGCAGTTTGAGGGTGGAGAACGTGCCCTCAGCTTTGCCAGAGATTTCATTGCCCAGCGCAGGAAAACAGG AAGCTTGCCTGTGGCCTGGCTGGAGCGGACCATGCGTTCTGTGGGACTGGAAGTTTATAGTCAAAGCTTCTCCCGAACGTTGCCCTTCCCTGATGAGACCCACGAGCGATAT ATGGTGTCAGGTACCAACGTGTATGGAATCCTACGAGCTCCAAGGGCAGCCAGCACTGAGTCACTGGTGCTCATTgtgccctccagccctgaaaCCCTCAATGCCCAGGCAGTAGGACTGCTGTTGTCCTTGGCTGCTTACTTTCGGA GTCAGATTTATTGGGCCAAGGACATCATCTTCTTGGTAACGGAGCATGATTTGCTGGGCACAGAGGCCTGGCTTGAAGCCTACCATGATGTTAACATTACTG GGATGCAGTCATCTGCACTGCGGGGCCGTGCAGGAGCCATCCAGGCAGCAGTGGCCCTGGAGCTGAATAGTGATGTGGTCACCAGCCTGGATGTGGCTGTGGAGGGCCTGAATGGGCAGCTACCTAACCTGGACCTTCTCAATCTCTTCCACGCCTTCTGCCAGAAGGAGTCTCTGCTCTGCACACTGCAGGGGAAG CTCCAGCACTCAGACTGGGCATCTCTGGGAGACTCCCTGCATGGACTGCAGACGTTGATGCTTATGGTCCTGCGTCAGGCTTCTGGCCGCCCTCATGGGCCCCATGGCCTTTTCCTGCGCTACCACGTAGAAGCTATCACCCTACGTGGTATCAACAGCTTCCGCCAGTATAAGTACGACATGACTGCTGTGGGCAA GACTTTGGAGGGAATGTTCCGCAAACTGAACAATCTTCTTGAACGACTGCACCAGTCCTACTTTTTCTACCTCTTGCCATCGCTGTCACGCTTTGTCTCCATTGGCCTCTACATGCCTGCCATCGGCTTCCTACTTTTCATCCCTAGTCTGAAG GCCTTGGAACTGTGGGTGAAGCTCAATAAGGTGGACTTCGGCCCTGAGGAGCAGTCAGGCCCCAATCACAGCCCTGCCCAACCTATTGGacag GATGCCCGAGGTGTGGCCCTTACCCCTCTGGTGGCCCCTGTGCTAATATCTCAGGCCACTGGTTTGGCCCTGTACCTGCTGCCTGTCATGGGCCAGCATGTGGCTGCCCAACATTTCCCTGTGGCTGAGGCTGAGGCTGTGGTGCTCACACTGCTCGCCATCTACGTGGCTGGTCTGGCCCTGCCTCACAGCACCCACCG GGTTGTGAGCAGCACTCCCCGAGGCCCAGACAGCGGATGGATGGCCCTGAAGCTCCTAGCCCTGCTCTACCTGGCAATACAGCTGGGCTGTATCTCCCTCTTCAACTTCTCTCTGGGCTTTTTGCTTGCTGTTACCATGGTGCCTGCTGCTGCCCTCACACAGCCCAGTGGACCCAG gTTTCTGTATGCAGTGTTACTAGTGCTGGTGAGTCCAGGAGCCACACTCCTGGGCAGCCTTTTCCTGTGGCGTGAGCTGCAGGAGGCACCCCTGACGCTTGCTGAGGGCTGGCAGCTGTTCCTCAATGCTCTGGCCCAAGGTGTCCTAGATCACCACCTCTATGGCGCCCTGCTTTTCCCACTGCTCTCCCTAGGCCTCTACCCCTGCTGGCTTCTCTTTTGGAATGTCCTCTTCTGGAAATAG